A window of Kiritimatiellia bacterium contains these coding sequences:
- a CDS encoding PEP-CTERM sorting domain-containing protein (PEP-CTERM proteins occur, often in large numbers, in the proteomes of bacteria that also encode an exosortase, a predicted intramembrane cysteine proteinase. The presence of a PEP-CTERM domain at a protein's C-terminus predicts cleavage within the sorting domain, followed by covalent anchoring to some some component of the (usually Gram-negative) cell surface. Many PEP-CTERM proteins exhibit an unusual sequence composition that includes large numbers of potential glycosylation sites. Expression of one such protein has been shown restore the ability of a bacterium to form floc, a type of biofilm.), with amino-acid sequence MKNNCARRVVTGVMVFMAGVATAQGPWSLQLFWGSQESGLNANGLPDVYMPNGQPVPHTSLWAAQIVLASNPSTVLYQAHHTGSGEGWGFWDFLWEDLGLDGVAFQAAIIPPTASGVPIMTRIFNHPDPAQATMFADAGVTTFTWDPYAPVPTLPQVYDFGTVPQSAWQVIPEPASAALIVLGAGGALMVRRWRWRLGRE; translated from the coding sequence ATGAAAAACAACTGCGCGAGACGAGTCGTAACTGGTGTGATGGTGTTCATGGCGGGTGTGGCGACCGCCCAGGGGCCGTGGTCGTTGCAGCTGTTCTGGGGATCGCAGGAATCCGGGCTGAACGCCAACGGGTTGCCTGATGTCTACATGCCCAACGGGCAGCCGGTGCCGCATACGTCCCTCTGGGCCGCACAGATTGTGCTGGCGTCCAACCCCAGCACGGTGTTGTATCAGGCACATCACACGGGCAGCGGAGAGGGCTGGGGGTTCTGGGACTTCCTGTGGGAGGATCTCGGTTTGGACGGAGTCGCGTTCCAGGCTGCGATCATCCCGCCAACGGCCAGCGGAGTCCCCATTATGACCCGGATTTTCAACCATCCGGACCCAGCCCAGGCGACCATGTTCGCGGACGCGGGCGTTACCACTTTCACGTGGGATCCCTATGCGCCCGTACCAACACTTCCGCAGGTGTACGACTTCGGCACCGTGCCGCAGAGCGCGTGGCAGGTGATCCCAGAGCCCGCCTCGGCGGCGCTGATTGTGCTGGGTGCCGGTGGGGCACTGATGGTGCGCCGGTGGCGCTGGCGGCTCGGCCGCGAGTAA